A stretch of the Porifericola rhodea genome encodes the following:
- a CDS encoding ClpP family protease yields the protein MSIHANIIPMVLDNSGRSERAFDIYSLLLKERIIFLGTPIDDQVANVIVAQLLYLNSQDPNRQIDLYIQSPGGSVYAGLAIYDAMQMITAPVSTVAMGFSGSMATALLCSGKTGKRMALPQATIHMHPTGGGAKGYTEDVRIATREQERLQAQLFHIMGKQSGHSWKEIEDYFLRDRFLNALEAKEFGLIDEVLGDTNHLIRLKKEEYEVSLYNGRTLP from the coding sequence ATGTCAATACATGCCAACATTATTCCTATGGTGCTGGATAACAGTGGCCGTAGCGAAAGAGCTTTTGATATCTACAGCTTACTGCTTAAAGAGCGGATCATCTTTCTGGGTACTCCAATAGATGACCAGGTGGCTAATGTTATCGTCGCTCAGCTGCTTTATCTTAACAGTCAGGATCCCAACCGTCAGATAGATTTGTATATACAGAGCCCGGGAGGAAGTGTGTATGCCGGGCTGGCCATATACGATGCTATGCAGATGATTACTGCTCCGGTGTCTACGGTGGCTATGGGTTTTTCCGGAAGCATGGCTACTGCACTGCTATGTTCGGGAAAGACAGGCAAACGAATGGCCTTGCCCCAGGCTACCATACATATGCACCCTACAGGGGGTGGAGCCAAAGGCTATACAGAAGATGTACGTATTGCTACCCGAGAGCAGGAACGCCTTCAGGCTCAGCTTTTTCATATCATGGGTAAACAGAGTGGGCACAGTTGGAAAGAGATAGAGGACTACTTTCTGCGCGACAGATTTCTTAATGCTCTGGAAGCTAAAGAGTTTGGGCTGATAGATGAAGTACTCGGTGATACCAACCACCTGATTAGGCTGAAAAAAGAGGAATACGAAGTAAGTCTTTATAATGGAAGGACGCTTCCCTAA
- a CDS encoding RagB/SusD family nutrient uptake outer membrane protein translates to MMIKKITSLLLALSLFACSEDNFLQEEPIGELSPEQILAPENIEGVITSTYSVLNGQIDEASNAYNSPASNWSFGDVLSDDAYKGGGGTGDQNGIHQLEIYNTDPSILDVQRKWLALYEGVKRANQSIRLLNRSQQFDETLKAQRIGEMRFLRGHFYFELKKIYNKIPYIDESAEQIEDYYVSNTSLSSEQLWQKIEEDFATAFETLPESQEEPARPSKWAAKAYLAKTYLYQEKWQEASNAADEVINSGVYSLMDNFRDVFLPENDNGSEIIFAVQHSINDGSPSNYNGSIGDRLAAPGGPMYPQYGFHRPSQNLVNAFKTDENGLPLLDNVEVREDDNLDVRIDHTLARPGIPYLDLGINYDASWARDLATYGPYGTKKRMVSANSIHYLQVWPYVNALNYYVIRYADLLLWKAEAAIELGDLESGRSYINQVRARAMNSETVKNLEGTADAANYQMSTYDNPFTSYEDAIEALRTERRLEFAQEGHRFFDLVRWGIAAQVINNYLEVEKTRRSHLSGASFTQGKHEYMPIPQSQIDLGRELIEQNDGY, encoded by the coding sequence ATGATGATCAAGAAAATAACAAGCCTTTTATTGGCACTATCGCTTTTCGCCTGCTCTGAAGACAACTTCTTGCAGGAAGAGCCTATCGGTGAGCTGTCTCCTGAGCAGATTCTCGCTCCCGAAAATATTGAAGGAGTAATTACCTCCACCTATAGCGTGCTTAACGGACAAATAGATGAAGCATCTAATGCCTATAATTCTCCGGCTTCTAACTGGAGCTTTGGCGATGTGCTTTCAGACGATGCCTACAAAGGAGGGGGAGGTACCGGAGACCAGAACGGTATTCACCAGTTGGAAATCTACAACACAGACCCTAGCATACTGGATGTACAACGCAAATGGCTTGCTCTCTACGAAGGTGTAAAGCGCGCAAACCAGTCTATTCGCCTGCTTAACCGATCTCAGCAGTTTGACGAAACCCTAAAAGCACAGCGTATTGGCGAAATGCGTTTTTTAAGAGGGCACTTCTATTTTGAACTCAAGAAAATCTATAACAAAATTCCTTATATAGATGAAAGTGCCGAGCAAATAGAAGATTATTACGTGTCTAATACATCGCTTAGCTCTGAGCAACTCTGGCAAAAAATAGAAGAAGACTTTGCCACTGCTTTTGAGACTTTGCCTGAGTCGCAGGAAGAACCCGCTCGCCCTAGTAAGTGGGCAGCTAAAGCTTACCTTGCCAAAACATACCTCTATCAGGAGAAATGGCAGGAGGCAAGTAATGCTGCCGATGAGGTAATTAACAGTGGAGTCTACAGTCTGATGGATAATTTCAGAGATGTGTTTCTACCAGAAAATGATAACGGTAGCGAAATTATTTTTGCAGTACAGCACTCTATAAACGATGGGTCTCCAAGCAACTATAATGGCTCTATCGGCGACCGTTTGGCTGCCCCCGGTGGGCCTATGTACCCTCAGTATGGCTTCCATCGTCCATCGCAAAACCTGGTCAATGCCTTTAAAACTGACGAAAATGGGCTGCCCTTGTTAGACAATGTGGAGGTAAGGGAGGATGATAACCTGGATGTGCGTATAGATCATACACTGGCCAGACCGGGTATTCCTTATCTGGACTTAGGTATTAATTACGATGCGAGCTGGGCTCGTGATTTAGCTACCTACGGACCCTATGGTACCAAAAAGCGTATGGTATCGGCCAATTCTATCCATTATCTGCAAGTCTGGCCTTACGTAAATGCGTTAAACTATTATGTAATCCGCTATGCAGACCTGCTACTCTGGAAAGCAGAAGCTGCTATTGAACTGGGAGATTTGGAAAGCGGACGTAGCTATATCAATCAGGTACGTGCCCGTGCCATGAATAGCGAAACCGTAAAAAACCTGGAGGGTACTGCTGATGCAGCAAACTACCAGATGTCTACCTACGATAATCCTTTCACCAGCTACGAAGATGCTATTGAGGCGCTGAGAACCGAGCGCCGCCTGGAGTTTGCTCAGGAGGGGCACCGCTTCTTTGATCTGGTACGTTGGGGCATCGCTGCTCAGGTTATTAACAACTATCTGGAAGTAGAGAAAACCCGCCGTTCGCACCTTAGCGGAGCCAGCTTTACGCAAGGTAAGCACGAATACATGCCTATACCGCAGAGCCAGATAGATCTGGGTCGTGAGCTCATTGAGCAAAACGATGGCTACTAG
- a CDS encoding SusC/RagA family TonB-linked outer membrane protein has protein sequence MRKPLLSLYRCSVWVLVLLLGLGHTLYAQNRALSGTVTDEENAPIPGVNVVVKGSSTGTVTDVEGNYRLNVSPQAEVLIFSFVGYATQEVSINNQAQINVSLLTDAQQLSELVVTGYTTQDKKDLTGAVSVVEIEDVQSFPVAGADEMLEGRVAGVNVISSNTPGGSTAVRVRGFSTIRNNDPLYVIDGVPTTTGINLINPNDIESMQVLKDASSASIYGSRAANGVVIVTTKKGKSETPSVRLRSYVGVQEAVNLPDMLGAQEYADMLWQATRNDGKVPSSDLFGDGANPVIPSYLDADQTIPSANTDWMGEIFEPALIHSHYLDFSKGNEKSHSLLSLGYYDQEGVLSYTDFKRVTARINSDYKLLDRLSVGENLSVAYSWQTSTTTNSVLGSVVYDAMRFPSIVPVKDNNGEYGGNPLNDVQNPLGKLYRNRDNQRLNLRIFGNAFANLEIIDGLDFRTNFGLSFTNFNFRSFSPTYNEILSQNLASSLSTQNSFGTDWVWSNTLNYAKDLGVHSLDVLLGVESVNAYTEGFSASRVGFPYNDPNFQYLDGGDGADQRNSGYANEWSLFSYFGKLNYEYDQRYLLSFTLRRDGSSKLGENKWGAFPALSAGWRISEESFFNLPAINELKLRVGWGQNGNQDIPAYSTISSFATNPYYSNYPMDGAQASVQQGFTETRNANPDLKWETTAQTNIGLDMTLLENRLSIGADYFYKKTKDLLVERPLPPVIGGTNQTLWDNVGEMKNSGFEFLLAYADEINTDLSFRVDLNFAAIQNELTSLPSDIDFLSIPGSILHSTNFDQDVSRSDVGQPIASFYGHDAIGIFQTQEQVNSHAEQPGAQPGDLIFRDINEDGVIDDEDRTFVGSPHPDFSYGITLGADYKAFDISLFFFGSQGNEVYDLTRYYGDFFNLSAYNKHARTMDAWTPDNTSASVPRLSLDDNNRNSRPSSYYVQDASFLKLKNLQIGYTLPKSVGEKLDLRVYVQAQNLFTITPYEGLDPEVGLQNYSSDNRNLDIGVDRGIYPSSRTFQLGVNLGF, from the coding sequence ATGAGAAAACCATTACTGTCTTTGTATAGGTGCAGTGTATGGGTACTAGTCCTGCTTTTAGGTTTAGGCCATACATTGTATGCTCAGAACCGTGCCCTTAGCGGTACCGTTACTGACGAGGAGAATGCGCCCATCCCTGGCGTAAATGTGGTAGTTAAAGGATCTTCTACAGGTACAGTAACAGATGTGGAAGGAAACTATCGCCTGAACGTTAGCCCACAGGCAGAAGTACTGATCTTCTCTTTTGTTGGCTATGCCACGCAGGAAGTCAGTATTAACAATCAGGCTCAGATTAACGTGAGCTTACTTACCGATGCTCAACAACTTAGCGAACTGGTAGTAACAGGATACACAACACAGGACAAGAAAGATCTAACCGGGGCAGTATCTGTAGTAGAAATAGAAGATGTACAGAGTTTCCCTGTGGCGGGTGCAGACGAAATGCTGGAAGGTCGCGTAGCAGGCGTAAATGTAATTAGTAGCAATACCCCCGGTGGTAGTACCGCCGTGCGCGTCAGAGGCTTTAGTACTATCCGTAATAACGATCCGCTGTATGTCATTGATGGTGTGCCTACTACCACGGGTATCAACCTGATCAACCCAAATGATATAGAGTCTATGCAGGTGCTTAAAGACGCATCTTCTGCTTCCATCTATGGTTCTCGTGCTGCCAATGGTGTAGTTATCGTAACTACTAAAAAAGGAAAATCAGAGACTCCTTCAGTAAGGCTCAGGTCTTATGTAGGGGTGCAGGAGGCTGTAAATCTGCCCGATATGCTAGGCGCTCAGGAATATGCGGATATGCTGTGGCAGGCTACCCGAAACGATGGTAAAGTACCTTCCAGCGACCTGTTTGGCGATGGTGCTAACCCGGTAATTCCGTCATATCTGGATGCAGACCAAACTATTCCTTCCGCTAATACAGACTGGATGGGCGAAATTTTTGAACCGGCCCTTATTCATTCACATTATCTGGATTTTTCTAAAGGAAATGAAAAGTCACATTCTCTGCTTTCATTAGGCTATTACGATCAGGAGGGAGTACTAAGTTATACTGACTTTAAAAGGGTGACTGCCCGAATTAACTCTGACTATAAGCTTTTAGATAGGCTTAGCGTTGGTGAAAACCTTTCGGTAGCCTATAGCTGGCAGACATCTACTACTACCAATTCTGTGCTGGGGAGTGTGGTGTATGATGCTATGCGCTTTCCTTCTATAGTACCAGTAAAGGATAACAATGGAGAGTATGGAGGTAATCCACTAAACGATGTGCAGAACCCTCTGGGAAAACTATACCGTAACCGCGATAATCAGCGCCTCAACCTTCGTATTTTTGGTAATGCTTTTGCCAACCTGGAAATTATAGATGGGCTGGACTTCCGAACCAATTTTGGACTGAGCTTTACCAATTTCAACTTTAGAAGTTTTAGCCCTACGTATAACGAGATTCTATCTCAAAACCTGGCTAGCAGCTTATCTACTCAAAATAGCTTCGGCACCGATTGGGTATGGTCTAATACCTTAAACTACGCTAAAGATTTAGGAGTACACAGCCTGGATGTTTTGCTCGGAGTAGAATCTGTAAATGCTTATACCGAGGGCTTCTCTGCTTCCAGGGTGGGTTTCCCTTATAACGATCCTAACTTCCAGTACCTGGATGGTGGAGATGGAGCCGACCAACGCAATAGCGGTTATGCGAATGAGTGGTCGTTGTTTTCCTATTTTGGTAAGCTTAATTATGAGTATGATCAACGGTACCTGCTATCTTTCACTCTTCGAAGAGATGGCTCTTCTAAACTGGGAGAAAACAAATGGGGGGCTTTCCCGGCACTTTCTGCCGGTTGGCGTATTTCTGAAGAAAGCTTCTTTAACCTGCCTGCCATTAATGAGCTAAAACTTAGAGTAGGTTGGGGCCAAAACGGTAATCAGGATATTCCTGCTTACTCTACAATTTCCAGCTTTGCTACCAATCCCTATTACTCTAACTATCCGATGGATGGAGCACAGGCCAGCGTACAACAGGGATTTACTGAAACCCGAAATGCCAATCCAGACCTGAAGTGGGAGACTACCGCTCAGACAAATATTGGACTGGATATGACTTTACTAGAAAACCGCTTGAGCATAGGTGCTGACTATTTCTACAAAAAAACCAAAGATCTGTTAGTAGAGCGACCTTTGCCACCGGTAATAGGTGGTACTAACCAGACCCTCTGGGACAATGTTGGGGAGATGAAAAACTCAGGTTTTGAGTTTCTACTTGCTTACGCCGACGAAATTAATACTGACCTTTCGTTTCGGGTAGACCTTAACTTTGCGGCTATTCAAAACGAACTAACCAGCTTACCTTCTGATATAGATTTTCTGTCTATTCCAGGCTCTATACTGCACTCTACCAATTTTGACCAGGACGTATCACGCTCTGATGTAGGCCAGCCTATAGCTTCATTTTACGGGCACGATGCTATCGGTATCTTCCAGACACAGGAGCAGGTAAATAGTCATGCGGAGCAGCCCGGCGCACAGCCAGGCGATCTGATCTTTAGAGATATTAATGAAGACGGCGTAATTGATGATGAGGATCGTACGTTTGTAGGTTCTCCTCATCCGGATTTCTCTTACGGTATTACGCTGGGTGCAGACTACAAAGCCTTTGATATTTCGCTTTTCTTCTTTGGCTCTCAGGGCAATGAGGTGTATGACCTTACTCGCTACTATGGCGACTTCTTTAACCTCTCGGCATACAATAAGCATGCTCGTACTATGGATGCCTGGACACCCGACAATACTAGTGCCTCTGTGCCGCGCCTCTCTCTGGACGACAACAACCGCAATAGCCGTCCTTCTTCGTACTACGTGCAGGATGCCTCTTTCCTGAAGTTGAAAAACCTTCAGATAGGCTACACCCTGCCTAAATCTGTTGGCGAAAAGCTTGACCTGAGAGTGTATGTGCAGGCGCAAAACCTCTTTACTATTACGCCCTATGAGGGCCTGGACCCCGAAGTAGGCTTGCAGAACTACTCTTCTGACAACCGTAACCTGGATATAGGAGTGGACAGAGGTATCTATCCCTCATCACGAACTTTTCAGTTGGGGGTAAATCTGGGGTTCTAA
- a CDS encoding RNA polymerase sigma factor: MDNQYSQTQSSEARQALFTTLYRQAFPTVAAYLSRRGGSFEDTRDIFQEALIIYYEEVLSQQSRFIKNESAYLLGISRHLWLRRCRKALPTKSVEGKWVERYEQSEKRYASYQKVLKLLASAGQKCMEVLKAFYYDKLPLSSIAQSFGYRGTRSATVQKYKCIEKIRSVVKEKSLQYADFLE; the protein is encoded by the coding sequence ATGGACAATCAATATTCTCAGACACAAAGCTCGGAAGCTCGGCAAGCTTTGTTTACAACGCTTTACCGGCAGGCTTTTCCTACAGTAGCGGCTTATCTTAGCCGCAGAGGGGGTAGCTTTGAAGATACCAGAGACATTTTTCAGGAAGCACTAATTATCTATTATGAAGAAGTGCTAAGCCAGCAAAGTAGATTCATAAAGAACGAGAGCGCTTACCTATTGGGCATTTCACGTCACCTCTGGCTCAGGCGTTGCCGTAAAGCATTGCCAACAAAAAGTGTAGAAGGAAAGTGGGTTGAGCGTTATGAGCAGTCTGAGAAAAGGTACGCTTCTTATCAGAAAGTGCTAAAGCTGCTGGCATCAGCAGGCCAAAAGTGCATGGAGGTGCTTAAAGCATTTTATTATGATAAGCTCCCCCTTTCTTCTATCGCTCAGAGTTTCGGCTACAGGGGTACGCGTTCGGCTACCGTACAGAAGTACAAATGCATAGAAAAAATAAGAAGTGTAGTCAAAGAAAAATCATTGCAGTATGCGGACTTCCTTGAGTGA
- a CDS encoding 3-keto-disaccharide hydrolase, which produces MTNSFKATLTVLVLLLVLSFTPRQSAEWVSLFDGKSLDGWKASENPETFSVVDGKIKVAGPRAHLFYVGTVENHNFDDFEFKAQVMTEPGSNSGMYIHTEYQEEGWPSKGYEIQVNNSHTDWRRTGSLYAVDDVRDVYVKDNEWYTEHIIVKGKQITVKINGNTVVNYTEPDDAERPDSMSGRRLSSGTVALQGHDPKSVVYYKDIMVRPL; this is translated from the coding sequence ATGACAAATTCTTTTAAAGCAACGCTTACCGTCTTAGTGCTACTGCTGGTGCTAAGCTTTACACCCCGGCAAAGTGCTGAGTGGGTAAGCCTATTTGATGGCAAAAGCCTGGATGGATGGAAGGCCAGCGAAAACCCTGAGACCTTTTCTGTAGTTGATGGTAAAATAAAAGTAGCTGGACCTCGTGCTCATCTTTTTTATGTAGGAACAGTAGAAAATCATAACTTTGACGACTTTGAGTTTAAAGCCCAGGTAATGACAGAGCCGGGTTCCAACTCGGGCATGTACATACATACTGAGTATCAGGAAGAAGGCTGGCCTAGCAAAGGTTACGAGATTCAGGTAAACAACTCCCATACTGACTGGCGTCGTACGGGTAGCCTCTATGCAGTAGATGATGTTAGAGATGTGTACGTAAAAGACAACGAATGGTATACTGAGCACATCATCGTAAAGGGTAAGCAGATTACCGTAAAAATTAATGGAAATACAGTAGTTAACTATACTGAACCAGATGATGCTGAGCGTCCTGATAGCATGTCGGGGCGAAGGCTGTCCAGCGGTACAGTAGCCTTACAGGGGCACGACCCTAAAAGTGTGGTTTACTACAAAGATATTATGGTGCGTCCGCTGTAA